DNA sequence from the Ogataea parapolymorpha DL-1 chromosome II, whole genome shotgun sequence genome:
AATTGGAGTATTTGCTCCTTGAGCATAAAGAAGAAAATAGCCAAAGTAATTGACACCGATGCTTTTTGGACGCGTAGCCAGGATGATGGTGCCCACAAGCTGGGTGATGTTTTCGGCCACAAGCACAATGAATCGAGCATTTGCAAAATCAGCCAGCTTCGAAAGGGTGACGATGGTGACTAGTTGAACAGCAGAGCCAGCAATAGGAATCAAGTTGAGTTGTTCGACGGAATAGCGCAAGCTTCCATCGTCGGTTTTTAGACTTTTAAGCCACAAATTGAAATACGCAACAGAGGTGGTCCAAACCGCCGGCACGTATGCCAGAAGGAACAGCCAGACACGGTAATCCAAAGGAATTTTCAGCACTTTCTTCACGTTTAATTGCCGTTTAGTTTCTCGTCCAATGTTGAACATTCTCTGGTTTGCGATAGCAAGATCATCTGCAGTCATCCATTTGGCACCACCATTTTGGGGAGAATCAGGAACAATATAGAATCCAACTGAGGCAATGGCAACTGTCATCAGACCATTAATCACAAATAGCCATTTCCATCCTGCAAGACCTCCGTGCCCGTTCAAAGTTTTATAGATAGCAGCCTGCATGAATCCCGTGAACATACTTCCAGCATAGTATGAGCCAGTAAACAGTGCAGCACGTGTAGCTAGCTCTTTTTTTGTATAGTAGTTGTAAAAGATGGTCATCATTCCCGGCCACGCACTGCTTTCGAAAAGCCCGATTAGGAACCGGAGTGGAAATAGAACATGAACCGACTTGACAAAAGCACACGACAGTGTCAGGATACCCCAGATAAACTCACATGAGCTTAACCAGTAAGGTGTGCTTATCCTTGTCATTGACACCTGAGAGGGTATTAGCCCGACAGCGTAGCCAATATTAAAATAGGTGCTAATCCAGTTATACTCTTTTCCAACAATATTGAGATCCTCTTTCATTCCACTAACGTACGCATTAGAGTAGTTGCTCTGATCAATAGATTTGATCAGATACGCTATGCAGCCCCAAGTAAGCAGATACAAGTCCAGCTTTCTAACAAACTTGGTCTCCTCGCTGCTTCTCAAAACTCCTGTGCGGAATAATTTAGTGAACCAATTTCCTTCGTGATCATTAGGCACCTCTTCGACAATTTCAGTAACCTCCTCGACTTTATTTGGGGGAGACATGTTAAGATATGTGGGTTCTGATTGCACACTCTGCTAAAACATGATGCTCTTATATATaaatttggtagcaaggTGAACAGTGTACGTGCAGCTCCGTAAGTGTGGAGTAGCAGTCGGACATAGTTTTGCACATGCATAGCAGGGCTGTGGCTCAATGATGCAGGATATGTGAGATTTTGCGTTTTAGCGGAGAAAGCCAAGTAGCTTGGGCTGTGGTGGTGTACCGTACCTGCGTCGTTGTACTATTTTGGTAACAAATAAAAGCGGGAAATGTAGCTTTTAGAGTGAGGCTCAaaaatggttgcaaaaagcAAAAAGTGTGGATTCCACCGGCTTTCGGTATAAAGCACTACAACTCTGGCACACAGACTATCATCGTTTGTCTAAATGACTAAGTCACTTATTATCACTGCTTTTATCACTGGAGGAACCACTGAGTGGCGTTATCCGGGAGATACTTCGTATAGGTTTGCTTCCGATTTGGATGCCTGGGTGGAAATAGCAAAGCTATTGGAGAAGGGCAAAATCTATGCCCTGTTCATTGCAGACCACTTAACCCTATTTGATGTCTACAAGGGCCCGAACAACTATAGGGACGCAGTGAAGACCGGACTGAATGTTCCAAAGGCTGATCCAAGCCATGCAATTATCACTGCTGCAAGGGAAACAAAAAACATATCTTTTGGAGTCACTTTCAGCACTGTCAGTGAACACCCATACCTGTTTGCTAGAAGGCTTGCAACTCTTGATCATTTCACCAAAGGTAGAGTGGGATGGAATGTTGTTACatcttatctcaacagTATCGGCACCCAGCTTCTAAATGGAGAACCATTTCCTGAGCATGACGAACGGTATAATAGGGCAACTGAGTACGTCGATGTCGTGACTGGCCTTCTCTTATCTACTTGGAGAGATGACGCTCTGATTCGCGACACGGAAACCGGTGTGTTCATTGATCCAGATAGAGTTCGCGAGATCAACCATAATGGAAAGTACTTCAAAGTTGCCGGACCAGCTATCACACAGCCCTCAGTTCAAAGGATCCCGCTCTTGATTCAAGCAGGAACATCAAAAAAGGGCCAGGAGCTGGCTGCCGAGTTTGCAGAGTTTGTGTACGTCTTGGGTGGGACTGAAGAGCTGGCTCCGAAGATCAAGTACATCAGAACAATTGCAAAGGAGAAATTTGGTCGAGACCCCAAAAACATCAAGGTGATTTACTCTGCTAGAGTGATACTGGGCCGCACTCATGAggaagctgttg
Encoded proteins:
- a CDS encoding transporter SEO1: MSPPNKVEEVTEIVEEVPNDHEGNWFTKLFRTGVLRSSEETKFVRKLDLYLLTWGCIAYLIKSIDQSNYSNAYVSGMKEDLNIVGKEYNWISTYFNIGYAVGLIPSQVSMTRISTPYWLSSCEFIWGILTLSCAFVKSVHVLFPLRFLIGLFESSAWPGMMTIFYNYYTKKELATRAALFTGSYYAGSMFTGFMQAAIYKTLNGHGGLAGWKWLFVINGLMTVAIASVGFYIVPDSPQNGGAKWMTADDLAIANQRMFNIGRETKRQLNVKKVLKIPLDYRVWLFLLAYVPAVWTTSVAYFNLWLKSLKTDDGSLRYSVEQLNLIPIAGSAVQLVTIVTLSKLADFANARFIVLVAENITQLVGTIILATRPKSIGVNYFGYFLLYAQGANTPILISFLPEIWATAPDLRAIITGVTVVMVYANNAWLPLFLYPANEAPEYKYGYKVTCGLTGASSVGIVLFYFLAYKRSIRKMESKFDSEETLPANSSTGSSR
- a CDS encoding putative monooxygenase yxeK, which encodes MTKSLIITAFITGGTTEWRYPGDTSYRFASDLDAWVEIAKLLEKGKIYALFIADHLTLFDVYKGPNNYRDAVKTGLNVPKADPSHAIITAARETKNISFGVTFSTVSEHPYLFARRLATLDHFTKGRVGWNVVTSYLNSIGTQLLNGEPFPEHDERYNRATEYVDVVTGLLLSTWRDDALIRDTETGVFIDPDRVREINHNGKYFKVAGPAITQPSVQRIPLLIQAGTSKKGQELAAEFAEFVYVLGGTEELAPKIKYIRTIAKEKFGRDPKNIKVIYSARVILGRTHEEAVEKEASYKKYEVPDRNAVNFGGVTGIDLNEYDSEEEIDTKNVNGVKTTAEVYFKKAKRPTKNALLNKAPGVGPLTGTPEEVADKLEKLVEELDLDGFNFNSAVLPASVEDLVELLIPELQRRGLFWEDYAVPGGTFRENVYGVKGQTFLPPDHPLYETRWTPDVDKEEFDKIFEQNLERRKQARASLN